In the genome of Pandoraea apista, one region contains:
- a CDS encoding acyltransferase family protein: MTSNKNYRPDVDGLRALAVLLVVACHAGVSQLAGGFVGVDIFFVISGFVVTRSICSAQAAGNFRFRDFYVRRAKRLVPALFVMMAVTFAFSVVFLIPDDAMEVAKNMAYVAGFASNVYLAKMTGYFAPTAEQQPLLHTWSLSVEEQFYLVFPLVLFGLRHARARVKIASFIALGLASLAWSEMAVRAGAPGAYYFSQYRAFEFILGVVVAFLGQWNSARTARGLLAVLSLIGVLACATFIGGKPFPGVWALAPTVPAALLILSGHDSKVIRAVLGNRVALWIGLRSYGIYLWHWPILFAFRRFGLTSDVAIVCAVALSFVVAALSHRYVEQPLRYARVSFRRAVIGYILAPIALAASTVAVGRTSTNFLFMYPQQFREIYTASTDRDWMQGRGALCWGAVGVTSEAKCSVGAPGGRKAVLWGDSHAYHFVYFFRELGNEFGLSVHDMARPLCPPVADPPIGTRPNMDEPCREHDRLVMNYLLKSSDIEVVFLSGTWGAYVAPSNVKRNERGFGPEQIDEDLYRTAKALLDAGKQVVILDDVPPMPDGLINCPLYNGLRWSPFARSCEFSRQSAAGVEAANHEVVGNLAARLPAVKVMHTYGAACSNGMCATAAGNIPLYRSNDTTHLNLEGGAHYYQLYRRSRPGELEAIITGRP; the protein is encoded by the coding sequence ATGACCAGCAATAAAAACTATCGTCCCGACGTGGACGGCCTCCGCGCGCTCGCCGTGCTTCTCGTCGTAGCCTGCCATGCTGGGGTTAGCCAACTCGCCGGTGGCTTCGTTGGGGTCGATATCTTTTTCGTAATCTCTGGATTCGTCGTCACCCGGAGCATCTGTAGTGCTCAAGCGGCGGGGAACTTCCGCTTCCGCGACTTCTACGTGCGCCGTGCGAAACGGTTAGTTCCGGCATTGTTCGTGATGATGGCAGTCACCTTCGCTTTCAGCGTGGTGTTTCTCATCCCGGACGACGCGATGGAGGTTGCCAAGAACATGGCCTACGTCGCGGGCTTCGCATCGAATGTCTACCTGGCGAAGATGACGGGCTACTTCGCACCGACGGCGGAGCAACAGCCGCTACTTCACACATGGTCTCTCTCGGTCGAAGAGCAATTCTATCTGGTGTTTCCGCTGGTGTTGTTTGGGCTTCGTCATGCGCGAGCACGCGTCAAAATTGCTTCGTTCATTGCACTCGGGCTTGCGTCTCTGGCTTGGTCAGAGATGGCAGTCCGCGCGGGAGCGCCAGGGGCTTACTACTTCAGCCAGTATCGTGCGTTCGAGTTCATCTTGGGCGTTGTAGTTGCGTTTCTAGGCCAGTGGAATAGCGCGCGAACCGCTCGTGGACTCTTAGCCGTTCTCTCGCTTATTGGCGTGCTGGCATGCGCCACTTTTATTGGCGGAAAGCCGTTCCCTGGAGTTTGGGCGCTCGCCCCGACGGTGCCCGCTGCTCTGCTGATTCTTTCGGGACACGACTCGAAAGTGATCCGTGCAGTGCTTGGAAATCGCGTTGCGCTCTGGATCGGCCTCCGGTCGTATGGCATCTATCTCTGGCACTGGCCGATACTTTTTGCGTTTCGGCGGTTCGGGCTGACGAGCGACGTCGCGATCGTCTGCGCGGTAGCGTTGAGTTTCGTTGTTGCTGCGCTTTCCCATCGGTATGTCGAGCAGCCGTTGCGCTATGCGCGAGTGAGCTTTAGGAGAGCCGTGATCGGTTACATCCTGGCACCGATCGCACTTGCTGCTTCTACTGTGGCGGTGGGAAGAACGTCCACAAACTTTCTGTTCATGTATCCCCAGCAATTTCGAGAAATCTATACCGCGTCGACCGACCGTGACTGGATGCAGGGACGAGGGGCACTGTGCTGGGGGGCTGTAGGGGTTACGTCGGAAGCGAAATGTTCTGTCGGGGCGCCAGGCGGAAGAAAGGCCGTCCTGTGGGGCGACTCTCACGCCTATCACTTCGTGTACTTCTTCCGGGAGTTGGGCAACGAGTTCGGGTTAAGTGTTCACGACATGGCGCGGCCGCTCTGCCCTCCGGTCGCGGATCCTCCGATCGGCACGCGGCCGAATATGGATGAACCATGCCGCGAACATGATCGACTGGTCATGAACTATCTGCTGAAAAGCAGCGACATTGAAGTTGTTTTCCTATCGGGTACATGGGGGGCGTACGTAGCGCCGTCAAACGTGAAGCGTAACGAGCGAGGGTTTGGCCCAGAGCAGATTGACGAGGATCTCTACCGCACGGCGAAGGCGCTGCTCGACGCCGGCAAGCAAGTCGTCATCCTTGATGATGTTCCCCCCATGCCTGACGGGCTCATCAACTGTCCGTTGTACAACGGATTGAGGTGGTCACCGTTCGCTCGATCGTGCGAATTCAGCCGCCAGTCGGCGGCCGGCGTTGAGGCGGCGAATCATGAGGTTGTAGGGAATTTGGCGGCCCGCCTGCCGGCGGTGAAAGTGATGCACACGTATGGTGCCGCATGTAGTAATGGGATGTGTGCCACGGCCGCCGGAAACATCCCGCTTTACAGAAGCAACGACACCACTCACCTGAATCTTGAGGGCGGAGCCCACTACTATCAACTGTACCGACGGAGCCGACCGGGGGAGTTA
- a CDS encoding prepilin peptidase — translation MGWRTSVAESVAGATAAFAALWAVNAFRRIRKGEDGMGQGDFKLAAGIGAWMGVASVPSMLLIAAATGLFLAVIRWGSRAEDVLPFGPFLSGAGLFLLISGSDPVVWLATRI, via the coding sequence ATGGGGTGGCGCACGTCTGTAGCCGAGTCGGTCGCCGGCGCGACAGCGGCTTTTGCTGCGCTCTGGGCGGTAAATGCATTCCGGCGGATCCGCAAAGGCGAGGACGGCATGGGGCAGGGCGACTTTAAACTGGCCGCCGGTATAGGCGCGTGGATGGGCGTCGCCTCAGTTCCGTCAATGCTCCTGATTGCGGCCGCGACGGGCTTATTCCTCGCGGTGATTAGATGGGGTAGTCGCGCGGAAGACGTGTTGCCTTTTGGCCCGTTTCTGTCGGGTGCGGGGCTGTTTCTGTTGATTTCCGGTTCTGATCCTGTGGTTTGGCTTGCGACGCGGATCTGA